The Ovis aries strain OAR_USU_Benz2616 breed Rambouillet chromosome 8, ARS-UI_Ramb_v3.0, whole genome shotgun sequence genome includes the window TTAGATTTGGCTGCATATAGTTAAAGTCCACCAGGAGGGCTTAAAATAGAAATTGATTTTTCCCTCACGTTCGTAAAGTCTAGAATTAGAAAATGATGGGGGTGATAAGGAGTTTCACAATATCAGGGTCACAGGCTTCTGTCTTACTGTTCTTCCATACCCGTCTCATGATCCTGAATGGCTTCTTgaactccagctctcacatccagactCCATCCAGCAAGAATGAAGAAGAGCAGAAAGGCAAAAGGGTCCTCTGGTTAATTCGGTCCCTCTGAGCAGGCTTCTCAAAAGTCATGAAGCCatattgttttacatttctttgacAGTACAGCGCTTGTGTCCTCTTGGGGAATGTCTGTTGCCAGGGAGGCTAAAatgtatagaatttttttttcctgccacaaTGTATCCAGCTAGACGTCTGGGTTATGTTCATTGTGAAGGAGGGGTGAAATGGGTGTTGGGGTGAGCAGTCAGAAGCCTCTGCCTCACAGTTATTTCTGAGTTCTAATAGGAAAGTAGCAAGTGGAGCAATATCTGGGTTATGATATAATCATGGAAAGTGATGGCTAAGAAACCTCTGCTCTACCTGTGGACTTGGACTTAAACTTTTACCcctaatcattattattttttgtgttaCTATTTTCCAAGTATATGTGTTAAGTACTTTTCATACATTTTATGTAGTTCCCATGGTAGTATCTGTTAGGCACTGTCCATTTCATGTCATAGGTGAGAAAACCAAGACACAGATAGATTGTATAATTGGCCTACATCCTCAGAATAGTCAGTGGGGAATCGAATGTTGAGTGTGCACTTAAAGATCACCACTGATAACTGCTCCTGTCCTCTGTTTATTAATCTGTCCACCTATGTATCTATCCCTCAGACACCACTGCCACCCCTGTCCCCGCCTCTTGTACCCAAGAATCATTTGAGGTTGCTCAAGcacaaagaacagaaaaacaaacagatagGTAGATTGAactaaatataagaaagaaaatagaatgaagTTGAGGTTCAAATGATACACAGAGTTCAGTGCTGTATGATCCTACAGAGATGCTGAAAGTCACCACCTGAGTTCTCATTGTGTCCTACCAGAAactaaaaggcagaaaaacaaggtagaattttttttttttaaatgtggactcTTGGCTTTATTTTTCAGTCATATAATAATTTGAATCCTTATAAAGAATACTAGTTCTTTTTTCATATAGTGCTTCAAGGAATTATAAAGATAATTATAATAGCGTTGTTaccattttctgatttttctctttgtgggATAGGTCAACTGAATtaccattgctttttttttttaagatatgcatactcaaagagaaaatattttagctGGACGTAGATTGTGTACTTAGTAAAACTAGggctcatttttgtttgtttttagaaatattCCTGTCATtgttttgaaaagatacacattcTATAAGATTGGGATCTTGGTAAAAATGGTATGGTGCTAAATAGTTGTTTGTTAGAGCTTCCCCGTACATACACAGGCTGGTGAGCTGCTTCAGGACAtcttttgtcttatttctgtttttctccagtCTCCTCAGTGTGTAGAGGTTTTCAGTAAGTggttaatgaatgaatgactagTAAATGAAGAAAGTCTGTTAATGAATGTTATTATTAATATCGCTGTATCTTAAAACTTAAGAAAGTCAGTGGCCCTACCGGAATAGAGAAAAAGTAGGTCATTCTTTATATAGCCCTTTCTAGTTGTATGAGGTGGGTTTTAGTACCGTTAATGGTTGGACTTTGGGACCGCATAGAGTCCAGCCCTTGAACATGTTGTGTTTGGAGAATCACCATAGCTGTGACACACCTGGAAAGTGGTGGCTGTAAAGGCGAGTTGCAAGAGTTAAGTCTGGCAAGTTCCTGGCCTGTAAAAGTTACTGATCGGTTTTAAGGAATGAAAGTTAGATTCAGATTTTCAAAGACTTTCTATGACacgttatctttttaaaagtgacGTTTTTCATGGGGCAAAGAAAGGACATGATTTgaataacatttgaaaaataaaaaatagagatcTACTTCTTGCATTTTAGTTTTCAAGATTCCTTATGACCAAAATATTAACAGAACATTTGAGTTTAATTATTtaattgtttgtttttacttctcAGGATGTGATCTTCGTGGTGGGAAGCCAAGTTTTTAAACTACCCCAATGGATGCAGACAGTGATGTTGCATTGGACATTCTAATTACAAATGTAGTCTGTGTTTTTAGAACAAGATGCCATTTGAACTTAAGGAAGATTGCTTTAGAGGGAGCAAACGTAATTTATAAGCGTGATGTTGGAGTAAGTATCTGATTTTTGTTATATGTGCTACATAGCCTAATTTTATAGTGCTGTGAATGACATAATAAATTAAGAATGAGGACAATACcttatacatttattataaaaattaagaatgggTATGAAGGCCCTGCTGAAGCTCTAAAAATTAAATGCCAGTATATCTTGGTAAATTTGCATTAGTTCTTCAGGCTAGAAATGAAGTACAGatgaattcaattaaaaatttcagTGAGTCACAAAGATCTTCATGTTCATCAATAATGCCatcttcacttttaaaaagaagtaaataatctGCTAAAAAGAGAGGGACAGGCTTAATGCTGCATTGAAACTTGAGCATGCCATATGGCAGACAAGTCATTATTCCTGGGAAGGTTAACATCTTGAGTTGATGGACAAGCTGGTAGCAAAAGAcaactaaaggaagaaaaaactctGTTTCTTACTTAGGTAAgaaattttataatgtattttaacTCGAATTTTGTTTTGAGCCTGTGATAAATTGGGTCTCCCCAGGTTTACTAGCTTTCTAGTTTAATAATatatgacagagaaagagaggaactCAAAATGTAACAAGAGTTTTAAGAAGAAATGTCCAATTCCTTTTTTTGTTACATATGCAGTAAAACATTTAGCTCTTTTATATATTATGGCCATTTATTAAATATTGCCATAAATGAAAAGTtgcaatgaaaatttaaattcacATGTTATCTTGGACCTTAGTCCCTGACCTGTTTACACTCACACTGTAGAAAATTTAATCCAAATCCATAGCTTTAAGTGCCTTTCATTTCTAAGAAGTCTAAAATTACATCTCCAGCTCCAAACTTCCTCCTGCATTCAAGATTTGCACATCAGTCATGAATATGTAATAGGCATATCAGCTGTAAGACACAGAAGAAAGTAATGAGCACCGTGAAGCAGAGACTAGCAGGGTTAGAAGTCACAGAGGGGTGAAGGGATGGGTGTGTTGGTGAACTGGTCAGGGAGTGTCTCTCTGTAGCGATGACATCTGGTGAGAGACCTGAATGAAGTGAGAACACTGAAGGAAGAAACAGCCAGATGAAAGTAACAGCGATGCCAAGTTCCTAAGGCATGCACAGTTTGGCATGTTCGAGGATCCATGCACGTTGCAAATTCCAGTTATGTGAACAGAGTGAGAAGTTGGAATGTGTACTTGTAGTACATTGATTTCAAGTATATAGTGAGAGATATAGACAGGCcttgaattttttattaattaaatgtcCTTTTGAATTAATATGTTCTTTACGTTCAGTGTGGTTCTTGATTTCAGAGTGGGTGGTTTGGAGAACAGTTATTTCAGTCTTAGGTAAGCTTGAAGTAGTATTTCAACATAAAATGGCCACACAGAGGAGAACCATGTGTGGAAATTAACCAAGCTGTtgggtttttggttttcttttctttttgcagaaAGTATTAATGAAGCTTAGAAAGCCTAGAATTACAGCTACAATTTGGTCCTCAGGAAAGATTATTTGCACTGGAGCAACAAGGTAAATGTtacttgggtttttattttttaattttcccctCATGGGAAAGACATTTTTCCAGACTTGAACACAAAATCACATgtacagtttgttgtgttcctcagtataaaatttatttcttgtgTAACtgataatctttttctttctttcaaaccaTAGTGAAGAAGAAGCTAAATTTGGTGCCAGACGTTTAGCCCGTAGTCTCCAGAAACTAGGATTTCAGGTAACGTTTTCAAAAGCTATCCAAGCTGCAGATAtccaaaaatttatttctataagttttatatatatataggactgAAGAAGTCTCCTCAAGATCCTCTTATGATTGACCTTTTTTTAAGTTGTATAATTCTGTCCCTTCAGCTCAAAACGTAGTGCCAGACTTTGCCCACAAGGATGTTTGTATGGGATCCTGGCTTTTTCACAAATTGCTTTCCCATAGAGAGAGACTTGTTTCCTTATAGATTAACTGCTTTTCAACTCCTGACatttttcacttctctctctgtcattcacactctctcacacacatgcacacacacaatctgtGTTTGATCATCATAAGAATGCTGTGTCAGGATGATGAGTGAGAGCCACAGGACCCTATTGACACGTACACACTGCTTAGCAGGCTCTCAGCCTTAAGGTGACCATCTCTAGCAGGTCAGCCTTATAAAATAGAGTTTCTGGAGGCATAACtttgaataaaatgaatatgtatCCTGGACTCACTGGGTCACTTAGAAATGATgagtaagtaaaagaaaaagagatgggcCTAGGCAGTTTGGGATTTGGGTGGCAGGGGATGGGGGGTCAAGTTTCTCTCTGATGACTGCAGTCTCCCCTGAGGTGGAAGGTGGCCAAGCAGGCACCGAGGTGCTGGGGGGTGTGGGGATGTTGGTGCTGGCCAGGAGTTCGGTAGAGAGCCGAGACTGATGGCAGGGCCACTGGATATATCTCGTGACTTTCTCTCATTGCCTTGTGACTGTGCTGAGTTGGAGGATAGTTAGTTCATCCAGATTTGCGGTTTTACTAGGAACAGTTGAAAGGATTACAGggtaaaatcattaaaatattggCAGAAGTGGCTAAAGTTATTAATATTGAGAGGATATTATTTTCAGCCTCGGAGCCTCTTTTCTTAGCCTTACGTTAGAGATGTTGCGAGAAATCCCAGTGAGTTAAAGACACAATTTTGTCACTCTGTTCCTCATTCCGTCCCCCCAAGTGAGCCGACATCTAACTAAATTCACAGAAACCTGATTCTACCTTACTGCATATAACAAGAAGTCTGGCCTTTGGAGCTCAGAGTCCACTGCTTGTTGAGTTTGAAATGACAGCTTTTCCATTTTGACTCTTTTTGGAGGAATCTGCTTTAATGTTTCCTCACTGTTCTCCCTCTTACACTAATAGATTAAATATCCCGTTTAAAGTACAGTCTTAAAATAAGATTCAGAAGACCCAGATGTACTATTTTATTCATGCAATTATCTcaggctttgtttattttttaataaagtttttgaGCTCCCCGCTTCTCCGCTTTAATTACAGCAATAAGCAGTCTCTGGTAACTTCAAATATTAAATCATGCTTTAAATGTTTCTGTTTATCTTGTTTGCTCTTATTTTTAAGGattaaaatttaagatttaaaattaagATTGCCACAATGagtaagttttttgtttgtttgtttcaaaataattcaTTGGTTTTACTTCTCTCCTAAAGGTAATATTTACAGATTTTAAGGTTGTTAACGTTTTGGCAGTGTGTAACATGCCATTTGAAATCCGTTTGCCAGAATTCACAAAGAACAATAGACCTCATGCCAGGTAGGTCTTCAAAGAATCAATATAACTTATCAAATTTGAAATTACTTGTcagtctataaatatttatattaattgtgGCTTTTTTGGTATAGTTATGAACCTGAACTTCATCCTGCTGTGTGCTATCGGATAAAATCGCTAAGAGCTACATTACAGATTTTCTCAACAGGAAGTATCACAGTAACAGGTATTTTATGATATTGAAACCAAGCTTGTCAATTATGGATTGAATAAGATGAGGTGTTCATACCAAAATAGAGATAAAGTATGcttttccccttctgccctcCTCAGAGAGCCAGTCTCCTCATTTTTAACACAGTTGTCGTTCagctactaagtcatgtctgactctttgcaaccccatggactatagcacgccaggcttccctgttcttcactatttcccagagtttgtgcaaactcatgtccattgagtcagtgatgccgtccaaccatctcatcctctgttgcccccttcttctcctgccttcaatcttccccagcatcagagtcttttccagtgagtcggttcttcacatcaggtgaccaaagtattggagcttcagcttcagcatcagtccttccaatgaatattcaggattaatttcatttaggattgactgatttgatctccttgctgtccaggcgactctgaagagtcttctccagcaccacagttcaaaagcatcaattcttcagcactcagccttccatatgatccaactatcacatccgaacaggactactggaaaaaccatagctttgactctacataTCTTTGTTGGCAAACACAGTAGATGAGTTTAACCTGCTTTTAAACATTATTGTGAAATCTTACGTATACAgttttgtgtctgtcttctttaTCTTCATCATTACCTTAGTAGATTCATCTGTATTGTTCCACATAGTTGTGGATCAGTCGTTCTTATTGCTCCTTAGTACCCAGCGTGTGACTATATTGTTCCATGGGCATTTGAGTTTTCAGTTTGAAATTAAGAATATTCTAGTATATGTTTTCATATATTGTTTTTAAGTTTATGATGTCTTGCATTTAAAATACTCAAGCCTGTTGTATGAACTTCATAGAGGTTTTACATGAGCagaatattcaaatataattGGTATCTATTTGTAATGTGTATTTTGTTATATCTTCTGAGTCTTCTTAATTATTTGGAAGAGGTGATTTCAAAAGAGTAGGCATAGATGTCAAAGGGTAGCATTAGGTGTgcagggtgatttttttttttaatggtattgtGGTTATAAATTGTTCATAGACATACTAGGGAGTCAGGTCCAGTCTTTGGCAAAATTAAGGAAAACTACTTTAGgtccttgaattttctttttattccattaATCCTTAAAGGAAAATACACCTATAAACGTTCAATAGAAAAGCTTTAGTTTTGATTCATCCATGGGTTTTCACATCTTCCTTGGAGACTTTTAAAGGCTTTTGCCAGGATCATGCCTGAATCTTAAAAATGGAGTGATGGGGAACaagtctctttctttccttctctgggttTCTACACTTTGGAGCTCAGACTTCACAGggttctaaaatatataaagtcctTGCTAAGTatggaattgggcttccctggtggcttagtggtaaagaatctgcctgtcaagcaggagactcggtttgatccctgggttgggaagattccctggagaaggacatagcaacccactccagtgttcttacctgggaaatcccatgcactgaagagcctggtgggctacagtccatggggttgcaaaaaagtcagacacgacttagtgactaaacaacaagaagtatggaataaaataatgcttatgtaaaatatatatattaagttaaTAGATAATTAACACAATGGCAAACTGAAGACCATTGACCTGGTTACCTAGTATGCATTATATATTAACATCTGGAATACCCTCTGAACTGTTAGGTCAGTGGACACATTCTGAGTGGTCCTGACAGGCAGAGCTCTGTTCTCTGGAGGGACTGAGGTGAGTCAGGAAAGGGTTCTCAGTGGATGCATATGTACATTTTTAGGATCTTTCAAAAAGTAAGTGTAAATGTTAGTGGGGgaaaatacatgtatttatgtatttattcaaaatagattttatgaaaatacttttcactgttctatatatatttttacctaTTTCGATGAAAGCTTacttattttaaagttattcttAGCATTGTAtggattaataaatatattacatcACCTCATCCCtggtgcttttttgtttttaattggcagttattgtttagtcactaagtcatgtctgactctctgggaccccatgaactgtatcctgccaagttcctctgtccatggggtttcccaggcaagaatactgaagtgggttgccatttccttctcaggggatcttcccaattcaggaatcaaactggtgtctcctgcattggcaggcagattctttccgctgagccaccagggaagtaagctGTAAGGGTGAATGACCCAATGAGTAGtaaagatgtgaataccagatAGTGGTAAATCT containing:
- the TBPL1 gene encoding TATA box-binding protein-like 1 encodes the protein MDADSDVALDILITNVVCVFRTRCHLNLRKIALEGANVIYKRDVGKVLMKLRKPRITATIWSSGKIICTGATSEEEAKFGARRLARSLQKLGFQVIFTDFKVVNVLAVCNMPFEIRLPEFTKNNRPHASYEPELHPAVCYRIKSLRATLQIFSTGSITVTGPNVKAVASAVEQIYPFVFESRKEIL